Proteins co-encoded in one Medicago truncatula cultivar Jemalong A17 chromosome 8, MtrunA17r5.0-ANR, whole genome shotgun sequence genomic window:
- the LOC11428595 gene encoding peptidyl-prolyl cis-trans isomerase FKBP62 — CPALSIAVRIMKIGEKVILTVKPQYGFGDKGRPAHHDEASVPPNATLQITLGLVSWNKATFHKQLLKEGEGADRPNEGALVKLKLIGKLQDGTVLLNKGYSDGDDDELDLFEFKTDEEQVIDVLNIAVMTMKKGEVALLTIAPQYVFGSSESRLELAVVPPNSTLYYQVELVSFVKAKEVSDMNTEEKIEAALEKRQEGLALVYAAEYARASKRFQKALNFIKYDTSFPDEDREIVGLRHSCNLGNACCLMKLKDYERANKYFKAWLLSPIL; from the exons TGTCCTGCATTGTCAATCGCTGTTAGGATCATGAAGATCGGAGAAAAAGTCATTTTAACTGTTAAGCCACAAT ATGGATTTGGTGACAAGGGCAGGCCAGCTCACCATGATGAAGCTTCAGTTCCACCTAACGCAACATTGCAGATCACTCTCGGGTTAGTTTCTTGGAACAAAGCAACTTTTCATAAGCAGCTCCTCAAGGAAGGAGAAGGAGCTGACCGTCCAAATGAGGGAGCTCTTGTGAAAT TAAAACTAATTGGTAAGCTGCAAGATGGCACTGTACTTTTGAACAAGGGCTAtagtgatggtgatgatgatgaactgGATCTGTTTGAATTTAAAACAGACGAGG AGCAAGTGATTGATGTGCTTAATATAGCTGTAATGACCATGAAGAAGGGTGAGGTAGCTTTGTTGACTATTGCGCCacaatatgtttttggttcatCAGAGTCTCGGCTGGAATTGGCAGTGGTTCCTCCGAATTCAACCTTGTATTATCAGGTTGAGCTAGTATCATTTGTAAAG GCTAAGGAGGTATCGGACATGAACACTGAAGAGAAGATAGAAGCTGCTCTTGAGAAGCGACAAGAAGGCCTAGCATTAGTTTATGCTGCTGAATATGCAAGAGCTTCTAAGAGATTTCAGAAG GCTCTGAACTTTATAAAGTATGATACTTCCTTTCCCGATGAGGATAGGGAAATTGTTGGCTTGAGGCATTCTTGTAATCTGGGCAATGCATGCTGCTTGATGAAATTGAAAGATTATGAACGG gcaaataaatattttaaggcATGGCTGCTGTCTCCCATCTTATAG
- the LOC120577398 gene encoding pre-mRNA-processing-splicing factor 8A-like gives MTYEMNRRLTLEDLEDSWDQGIPRINTLFQKDRHTLAYDKGWRVRLDFKQYQVLKQNPFWWTHQRHDGKLWNLNNYRTDVIQALGGIEGILEHTLFKGTYFPTWEGLFWEKASGFEESMKYKKLTNAQRSGLNQILNCRFTLWWSPTINRANVYVGFQVQLDLTGIFMHGKIPTLKISLIQLFRAHLWQKIHESVVMDLCQVLDPLEEAFRPWFRFIQTGFNGLVVQYL, from the exons ATGACCTATGAGATG AATAGGCGCTTGACCCTTGAGGATTTGGAAGACTCATGGGACCAAGGGATTCCACGTATTAACACTTTGTTTCAGAAGGATAGACACACTTTGGCTTATGATAAAGGATGGAGGGTACGTTTAGACTTCAAGCAGTATcaagttttaaaacaaaatcccTTCTGGTGGACACACCAGAGGCACGATGGGAAGTTGTGGAACTTGAATAATTACCGAACTGATGTTATTCAAGCTCTTGGAGGAATTGAAGGAATTCTTGAACACACTTTATTCAAAGGAACATATTTTCCAACTTGGGAAGGTCTCTTCTGGGAAAAAGCATCAGGTTTTGAGGAATCTATGAAGTATAAGAAGCTCACCAATGCACAAAGATCTGGTCTCAACCAGATACTCAACTGTAGATTTACGCTTTGGTGGTCACCAACCATTAACCGAGCCAATGTTTATGTTGGTTTCCAGGTGCAGCTAGATCTGACCGGTATTTTCATGCATGGGAAAATTCCAACTTTGAAGATATCTCTTATTCAGCTATTCAGAGCTCACTTGTGGCAGAAGATCCATGAGAGTGTTGTCATGGATCTTTGTCAGGTACTGGATCCGTTAGAAGAAGCCTTTCGCCCATGGTTCAGATTTATTCAGACTGGTTTCAATGGTTTAGTTGTGCAGTATCTGTGA
- the LOC25500254 gene encoding pre-mRNA-processing-splicing factor 8A, whose protein sequence is MPKNILKKFICIADLRTQISGYLYGISPPDNPQVKEIRCIVMPPQWGTHQQVHLPSDLPEHDFLNDLEPLGWMHTQPNEVPQLSPQDLTSHAKVLENNKQWDGEKCIILTCSFTPGSCSLTAYKLTPSGYEWGRINKDTGSNPHGYLPTHYEKVQMLLSDRFIGFYMIPDNGPWNYNFMGVRHASGMKYGVKLGTPREYYHEDHRPTHFLEFSNMEEGETIAEGD, encoded by the exons ATGCCAAAGaacattttgaaaaagtttatatGCATAGCAGATCTTCGAACACAGATTTCTGGGTATTTGTATGGTATAAGTCCTCCTGACAATCCTCAGGTTAAGGAAATCCGGTGCATTGTGATGCCACCACAGTGGGGGACTCATCAACAAGTCCATCTCCCATCAGATCTGCCAGAACATGATTTCTTGAATGATTTGGAGCCTTTGGGATGGATGCATACTCAACCAAATGAAGTTCCGCAGTTGTCGCCTCAG GATCTCACTTCACATGCTAAGGTCCTAGAGAACAATAAACAATGGGATGGGGAGAAGTGTATTATCTTGACTTGCAGTTTTACTCCGGGTTCTTGTTCTTTAACTGCATATAAACTAACTCCATCTGGTTATGAATGGGGACGTATTAACAAGGATACAGGAAGCAACCCACATGGTTATCTTCCCACTCATTATGAGAAGGTTCAGATGCTCCTCAGTGATCGCTTCATTGGTTTCTACATG ATTCCTGATAATGGTCCATGGAATTACAACTTTATGGGAGTGAGGCACGCATCAGGCATGAAGTATGGAGTGAAGCTTGGGACCCCTAGGGAATATTACCATGAAGATCATAGGCCAACCCATTTCTTAGAGTTCAGCAATATGGAGGAAGGGGAGACAATCGCCGAGGGAGATTGA
- the LOC25500255 gene encoding uncharacterized protein, which yields MSGMSLVAIPWLSWFLILIYRCIRPINVQFDEHHTNNYGNTGAIWTPKSPQTAATAVRSPRGTKSPSHSPVGGGGEECRVQFGTVVEMGDEFGGGSEE from the exons ATGTCAg GCATGTCATTGGTTGCAATTCCATGGCTATCTTGGTTTCTCATCTTGATATATAGATGCATTAGACCTATTAATGTTCAATTTGATGAACATCATACAAACAATTATGGTAATACTGGTGCAATTTGGACACCAAAATCTCCACAAACAGCTGCTACTGCTGTTAGAAGCCCTCGTGGTACAAAATCCCCTTCTCATTCCCCTGTTGGTGGTGGCGGTGAGGAGTGTCGGGTTCAATTTGGCACAGTTGTGGAGATGGGAGATGAATTTGGTGGCGGCAGCGAGGAATAA
- the LOC11420683 gene encoding chaperone protein DnaJ, translating into MIKKQFRKFALQLHPDKKKFAGTEAAFKLIGEAQRLLSDREKRTRYDMKLNVNKTAMPPRSNQPKVPTNFNSAMKNNVRPSFTNSNTQQQQNGVHRTFWTACPFCSVKYEYYREILNKSLRCQQCHGLFVACILDMHGTSPTTNPSQQASKVNVGSQGNSHAEKSNTKPFKKKVPVGVSRKSDVKRKRNQVEEFSQSSDSTSSSDSEDEIVAGKNGFLGVGDHSTEQPRRSVRQKHNVSYSVNMNGTDNDLLQPSKTGQENGSHYGDCQSHGETAKTND; encoded by the coding sequence ATGATTAAGAAGCAGTTCCGAAAGTTTGCTCTTCAACTTCATCCCGATAAAAAGAAGTTTGCTGGTACAGAAGCTGCATTTAAGCTGATTGGAGAAGCTCAAAGACTGCTTTCAGACAGAGAAAAACGAACTAGGTATGACATGAAGCTTAATGTGAACAAAACTGCTATGCCGCCGCGTTCTAATCAACCGAAGGTTCCTACAAATTTCAATTCTGCAATGAAAAACAATGTCAGGCCCAGTTTTACAAACTCGAATACCCAGCAGCAGCAGAACGGTGTGCACCGTACTTTCTGGACTGCCTGCCCATTTTGTTCCGTGAAGTATGAGTACTACAgagaaattttgaataaatctCTTCGCTGTCAACAATGCCATGGGCTCTTCGTTGCATGTATTCTGGATATGCATGGTACATCACCAACAACTAACCCAAGTCAGCAAGCTTCCAAGGTGAATGTTGGATCTCAAGGTAACTCGCACGCTGAGAAGTCCAATACAAAGCCTTTCAAGAAAAAAGTCCCTGTTGGTGTCTCTAGAAAGTCAGATGTGAAGAGAAAGAGGAATCAAGTGGAAGAATTTAGTCAAAGCTCTGATTCTACAAGCAGCAgtgattctgaagatgaaaTAGTTGCTGGTAAGAATGGTTTTCTAGGTGTAGGAGACCATTCAACTGAGCAGCCACGTAGATCTGTGCGACAGAAGCATAATGTTTCCTACAGTGTTAACATGAATGGCACTGACAATGACTTATTACAACCTTCAAAAACAGGTCAGGAGAATGGATCACATTATGGTGATTGTCAAAGTCACGGGGAGACTGCTAAAACAAATGATTAG
- the LOC112417179 gene encoding uncharacterized protein, with protein FDKDRKKECFAPGQIWAIYDSIDGMPRYYALIRKGLSPGFQLQATWLEPHPDDNDEIKWVDEELPVACGKFKLCNTETIEDHLTFSHPVMFKRNGRDTFQVYPRKGETWALFKNWDITWYKDVESHRQYEYEFVEILSDYVEGEGVYVAYLGKLKGIVSIFIQIMKEDNQPFQIPSFKMTGQEGVGVHLGYSEFDPASLPMNLEEIAVTQNLDVKTGHSSCGSKNARTSKRSKPSMSAEDIVSILKVKVETSNLTEVKDSLDDMDDCHASASTPEAFEIPDAQFFNFETGRSLDKFQVGQIWAFYSDEDGMPKYYGQIKKVVTGPTIELHVERQQLTTAEASGS; from the coding sequence TTTGACAAGGACAGAAAAAAAGAATGTTTTGCACCTGGGCAGATTTGGGCTATCTATGATTCAATAGATGGCATGCCTAGATACTATGCGTTAATTAGAAAAGGGCTTTCTCCTGGATTTCAGTTGCAGGCAACATGGCTTGAACCACATCCAGATGACAATGATGAAATCAAATGGGTAGATGAGGAATTGCCTGTTGCTTGTGGCAAATTTAAACTTTGTAACACTGAAACCATCGAAGATCATCTGACGTTTTCTCATCCGGTTATGTTCAAAAGGAATGGCCGCGATACTTTTCAAGTGTATCCTAGAAAAGGAGAAACTTGGGCTCTTTTCAAAAACTGGGATATCACATGGTACAAGGATGTGGAATCTCATAGGCAGTATGAATACGAGTTTGTTGAAATCTTGTCAGATTATGTTGAAGGTGAGGGTGTATATGTTGCATACTTAGGTAAGTTGAAAGGTATTGTAAGCATCTTCATTCAAATTATGAAAGAAGATAACCAGCCATTTCAAATTCCATCTTTCAAAATGACTGGTCAGGAAGGAGTAGGTGTTCATTTAGGATATTCAGAATTTGATCCTGCATCTTTACCAATGAATCTTGAAGAGATTGCTGTTACTCAAAATTTGGATGTGAAGACTGGGCATAGTTCATGTGGCAGCAAGAATGCAAGGACTTCAAAAAGATCAAAACCCTCGATGTCAGCTGAAGATATTGTATCCATTCTCAAGGTCAAAGTTGAAACAAGCAATTTGACTGAGGTAAAGGATTCTCTTGATGATATGGATGACTGCCATGCGTCAGCTTCAACCCCAGAAGCTTTTGAAATTCCAGATGCTCAATTCTTCAACTTTGAAACTGGGAGGTCCCTTGATAAGTTCCAGGTTGGCCAAATATGGGCATTTTACAGTGATGAGGATGGAATGCCGAAATACTATGGTCAGATTAAAAAAGTTGTCACTGGTCCTACTATTGAATTGCATGTTGAAAGGCAACAGTTAACTACTGCTGAAGcgagcggtagttaa